Below is a genomic region from Pleomorphomonas sp. T1.2MG-36.
TCGGCTGCGTCGACAACTTGGGAGCGTACTGTGTACTCCCCTTCAAGGCTAAGATCGGCTTCTATCTGTTGGCGGACGCCCATCTGGTCCATGCCGGTTACATTCTCGACTAGAAAAGCGGAAGGTTGTACCTTTCCAAGAATATCGACAAACTCTCGATATAGAGCATTTCTCGGGTCATCAATCATACGGGTATGGTTGCGCACTTGGGAGAACGCTTGGCACGGAGGACCTCCCATGAGGAAGTCTGCTTTACGGGCGGCCTCCAGAATTCTGCCTTTTACCGACGGGGTTCGGATGTCTCCGGTAATTGACTGTGCTTCCGGGAAATTGCGGGCATAAGTTGCCATGGCATCCGGATCGTTGTCGGCTCCAGCAAGCACTTTGAAGCCGGCTTGACGAAATCCTTCAGACAGCCCGCCTGCTCCGCAGAAAAGATCGACGACGGTGTACGAAGAGCTCATCAGGCGCTTCGTGTGCCGTGTGACGGTCTGAGGGAAGCCATATGAAACGAGCGCCGCTGGTCCAGCCAGGCCACTATCTTGCCTGTCATCTCTCATCTCAAGCCAACTTTCCTAGTCGATCGTAAGCACTTGTGCAGAGTACCACGTAGTGTCTAGGTCGTGCAGTCGATCGTTGCGTTTTTAGAGTTATTTCAACAGATTAAAGGTGGTTGTGTACCTATCTGCAGCCACTTGGTTGGCTAACTTAGCGCATTGCCGAGTTTGTGGTATGGGCCGTGTCGATGATTATGTCTGTCAGCTTTTTTGGTACAAAACAAGAACATTTGTGGCGGAGTGATTGGAATCGTTAACATAGCGTCTGCTGGGGTGAGGGGCTGTGGGTTGTCGGGGCAAGGGGAGGTGGTCTTCCTACACCGCCCCGGCTCTCTATCAGCCATCCAGCAGCGTGGTGCCGTAGGAGTTGTCGACGGCGCAGAGCCAGCGGCCGGTCTGCGACTTGCGGAAGACGTAGGTGGCGCGGCGGACGATGGGGTCGGGCTGGCCGGCGATGTCGAGCAGGGTTTCCATCAGCACCAGGGCGGTGTCGGCGCCTTCGATCACCTCCATGCGGCCCTGGCGGACCGTCATCGCGTTCTTGAAATGGGCGGCGATCGCCACGAAGGCCTTGCGGATGGCGGGCTGGCCGGTGGCCACCATGCCGGGCTTGACCACCAGCGCGGCGTCCTCGGCGTAGAACTCCATCAACGCGTCGAAGTCCTCGGCGGTGATCGCCCGGTCGGCCGCTTCGATTAGCCGTTTCAACTCGTGCTCGGACATGTTCGTCTTCCAGTCATGGCTCGGAGACGGAACGAAAAACCCGCCTCGCGGGCGGGTTGCTTGCAAAAGGACAAGTCGCAGCGCCCACCGTCACTCGATGGCGCGAATAATCGACAGGGCGGGGGCGAAGCGGTTGTCCATGGTGCAGAGGTAGCACGGGCGGAGGCCGGGCGCCAGCCGGCCGCGCCCCGCGTCGTCACCCCACGGCGCGGCGGCAGGCAGGGCTTGCCGTCTCGCGGTCGCGCAGCGGGCAGGCATGCGGCCGTTCGCCGATGGCGGCGAACAGCGCGGCGTCCTCGCCGAGGTCGGCATTGGGCGTGGTCAGCAGGGTGTCGCCGTAGAACAGCGAGTTGGCGCCGGCCACCAGACAGAGGATCTGCGCCTCGCGGTTGAGCGCCGAGCGGCCGGCCGACAGGCGCACGGTGGAGGCGGGCAGCACGAGGCGGGCGGTGGCCACCATGCGCACCAGCTCCAGCGGGTCGATGGGCGGCCGGTCGGCGAGCGGCGTGCCCTTGACCGGCACCAGCGCGTTGATCGGCACGCTTTCGGGGTGCGGCGTCATGGCCGAGAGCACGGCCAGCATGGAGGCCCGGTCGCGCACGGTTTCGCCCATGCCGATGATGCCACCGCAGCAGAGGTCGATGCCGTAGGCGCGCACGGTGGCGAGCGTCGCGAGCCGGTCCTCGTAGGTGCGGGTGGTGACGATCTCGCCGTAGAACTCCGGGCTGGTGTCAAGGTTGTGGTTGTAGGCGGTGAGGCCGGCCACCGCGAGGCGCTCGGCCTGGTGCGGCTTCAGCATGCCCAGGGTGACGCAGGCCTCCATGCCAAGGGCGCGGACGCCACTGACCATGTCGATGACGGCGTCGAACTCGGCGCCGTCGCGCACCTCGCGCCAGGCGGCGCCCATGCAGAAGCGCTCGGCGCCGGCCGCCTGCGCCGTCGCCGCCATGGCGACGACCTTGGCCGGATCCATCAGCCGGTCCTTGGTGAGGTCCACCTCGCGGTGATGGGCCGACTGCGGGCAGTAGCCGCAGTTCTCCGGGCAGCCGCCGGTCTTGATGGAGAGGAGGCTGGCCTTCCGTACCCGGTTGGGGTCGTGGTGCGCCCGGTGGACGGCGTTGGCCCGGCCGATCAGCTCCAGCAGCGGCAGCTCGTGCAGAGTGGCGATCTCGTCCACCGTCCAGTCGTGGCGGAGGGTTCCGTCGGCGGCGGTCATTGGCCGATCCCCCTGAAGCGGGCGATGAGGCTGGGTGTCAGCGCCGAGGCGGCAGCGACGAGGGCGATCTTGATCAGGTCGCCGAGCAGGAAGGGCGCAAGGCCAAGGGCGATCAGCCGCTCGGCCGGCACGTAGGCGACGAGCCAGGCGAGGCCGAAGCCATAGACCGGCGCCAGCCCGGCCAGCATGGCCAGAAGCCGCCCCACCGGGCCGCGCCCGGCGGCCAGCGCGCCGACCAGACCGGAGGCGACGAGATAGCCGAGGAGATAGCCGCCGGTCGGCCCGGCCATGTAGGCAAGGCCGATGCCGCGCTCGGGCGAGCCGGAGAAGACGGGCAGGCCGGCGGCGCCGGCGGCGAGGTAGGCGAGGAAGATCGCCGTGGCGCGGCGCGGTCCGAAGGCGACGGCGAAGGCCATGACGGCCATAGTGTGCAGCGTCATCGGCACCGGCCAAAAGGGGATATGAACCTTGGCGGCCAGCGTCATCAGCGCCGCGCCAGCGACGACGGCCACTGCCGCGCGGGCAGCCTGCATGCGGCGGTTTTCAGTGGGGCTTTCAGTGGGGCTTTCAGGGCGGCTCGCTGGAGTGTTGCTCATCCTGTTTCTCCTTTGGCGAAATTATAGATAATTTTGAGAATCTATCGCTAAAGGAGTCCACAGATATACGGTCTTGGCAAGAGCCAAGCGCAGGCGTCGGTGGATGGCAGCGGGCGGGAGGGTGAAAAGCCTTCTATTTCGGCCGTTTCTGGCCGATCGTCTGGACGTGCCGGGTGAGCACGGCGGCGGCCACATCGGCCTGTCCGGCCCTGAGGGCGTCGAGAATGGCGCGGTGGTCGCGGTCGGTGGGCGCTTCCCACTCGGCCCGCCAGCCGGAGAACAGGAAGCGGGCGCTGGCGACCTGCAAATCGTCGATGGCCTTGAGAAGGCGCGGCATGGCGCAGGGCGCCAGGATGATGCGGTGGAAGGTGCGGTTGGCCTCTTCCCAGGCATAGACGTCGCGCGCCCGGTCGCCGGCCCGGTTGGCCTCTTCCGCCGTGTCGAGAATGGCTTTCGTCATATGCGGGAAGGCCTTGCGCAGCGCCAGCGCCTCCAGCGCCGCCCGCATTTCCGCCACCTCGCGCACCTCTTCCAGCGTGAAGCCGGCCACCCGTACGCCCCGGCGCGGCTCGCTCACCACCAGCCCTTGCGACTCCAGCAGGCGGAAGGCCTCGCGTACCGGCACATGGCTGGCGCCGAACTCCTCGGCCACATGGTCCTGCCTCAGGCGCGCGCCGGCCTCAATGGCGCCGGAAATGATCCGGTCGGCCAGCGTCTTGCTGATCCGCGTGGAGATGGTGTCCGACTTCGCCGTGCTCATGAATTATAGATAATTGAGGGGAGGGGAGGTGTCGAGGGGGAGGCTGGGCGCGGTCGAAGGTGGGCGGGAGAATGGTATCGGCGCCTTGCCCTTTTCGGCCCGAGGTCCTGCGCCTTCGCGCAGGATGACGAAATTATATAATTGAAACATATGCATAGATTGTCATCCTGCGCGAAGGCCGCTTGCATTCGTGTGCGAATGCAAGGTGGACCTCGGGCAGGAAGGGGCGCGAGGCTTGTATAGGGCTAGTCACGGCGCGATGTCCGAGGGACGTGACACGCTATTTCTGCCACATGGGCACGCGCCGTAGCAGGGCAATCAGTTTTGGACCGGGAGCGGGGGGAGTCTCGAGGGCGGCGGCGAAGGCGTCATAGTGCAACGGGTCCAATGCAGACGCCCGCTCGCTGCATGGAGCGTCGTCTGCCGGGGATGGCGCGTTGTCACGATCAACGGGAAATGAGGTCGGTGTCTTTGACATGCCGGCAATATCCCGCTGGTCAACCCGGGCGTCAATCACTGGTCGCCCGAGAAAGATATCGCGCCCGCCTCTCCGCCCCCGCATCCTCAAGCCTTGTCGATGCGGATGTAGTCCGCCACGAACTTGAACGGCTTTTCCTCGCTCGCCTTGGTCAGGCGGAGGAAGCAGCCGTAGTGGCGGAGGGCGTTGGAGAGGTCGAGGGTCTGGTCGACCTCGAACAGCTTGTCCTTGTGCGGCTGCGCCCAGCCTTTCACCAGCGCCAGCGCGCGGGTCTTGGCCGTGTCGGCGTTGGGGGCGACGATCAGCACGTTCTTGTGCAACTCGGTGAACTTGGCCGGGTCGTAGCCGCCGAGGTTGACGAAGAACAGGCGGTCGGCGGTTGCCGCGTGGGCGTCGGTGGTGAGGGTGACGTCATGGCCGTCGGCCTGCTCGACCGCGCCCCAGCAGTCGACGTGCAGCTTGGCCTGATCGCCCCACCACTGCGCCCGGAGGTCGGCATAGCAATCCTCGGGCTTTTCGCCGATCGAAAAGCGAATGTCGTGCAACTCGACGTTCGAGTTCCTGAAATTCCCGCCCAACTGAAACATGAAGAGTTTCAATGCAATCTCCTCGGATGACGATACCTTATCGGTATCGTCCGGGAGCTTGCCAGGGCGTGTCAGCAGAGGCGACGGGCGCCGATCCGGTGCCCGGTTTTGCCGGCCCCCCAGCCGCTCTTTCCGTTAGTCGCAGGCGAAGGCGGTCTGGCCGAGGTCGCCGAGCCGCTTGAACACCTCGTCGCCGGCTTCGTTCAGCGTGGCGAGGTGGGCGAGGGCGTCCTTGGTGCGGCCGGCTTCGAACAGCTTCAGGGTTTCGGCCGCCTCCTGGTGGACGCGGGCGTGCGGCGGCTCGATGGCGCGGAACTCGGCCGTGGTCTTGATCTTGGGATCGGTGACCTTGTCGTACCAGAGGCCCAGGCGGCAGCAGTGGTGGTCGGGCAGCTTGGCGCTTTGCAGGCTGTCGTAGCCGAGCAGCGTGTCGATCACCTTCTTCTTGAACAGCACGTGGTCGATCTTGGCGACTTCGAGCAGCAGGGCCGGGTTGGAGATGTCGGTGAACAGGCGCGTCGACTCCTCGGTGTTGCGGCTGTTGCTGGCCTCGATCTTGTCGGCCATCTGCCTGAGGAGGTCCTGGTTGTGCTTGGCGAGGAAGGCGGCGGCGTCGACGGCGGTGGCGATCTCGGCACTGGCGGCCTGCTGTTCCTCCAGCACGGCGGCGATGGAATCGATGCGCGTCAGCACCGTGCCGACGCGGTCGCCGATGGTGCTCATGGCGGCCGACACCTCGTCGATCACCGTCTCGCCGGTGCCGACGGCGGCGTTGGTGTTGGCCATGGCCGAGGTCATGCCCTCGATGACGTGGCGCATGCTCTCGATGCGGGCGTTGATGTTCTCGGTGGCGGCGGCCGTCTGGTTGGCCAGCACCTTCACCTCGGAGGCGACCACGGCGAAGCCCTTGCCCGCCTCGCCGGCGCGGGCGGCCTCGATGGTGGCGTTGAGCGCCAACAGGTTGGTCTGGCTGGCGATGGTGTCGATGACGCTCAGCGTCTCGGCGATCTGGTCGAAGGCCGCCGCCAGCTCGGTGACCTTGGCCTTGGTCTCGTCGGTGGTGGCGCTGATGTTGCCCATGGCGCCGCGCAGCTTCTCCACCGCGGCGGCGGACTTGACGGCGGCGTCGGAGGCGTTGCGGGATTCGCCCAGCGCCTCGTGGCTGGCGCGGGAGATCTCGCCGATGGAGG
It encodes:
- a CDS encoding methyl-accepting chemotaxis protein; the encoded protein is MAPRSASTPMPRATARPATRPAASPPVDLAATVAGLFEAKEPDGRIADLIADGVDADAFAAAIEAHMGTALPALVRRSALSFGRAGAASDLCLAYARVTTALERAVAERRRRAEAEALEGCYRRNTIGRLATTISDVNAMAVELSGLSYNMGDLTSSSQAMASSTAEMVASIGEISRASHEALGESRNASDAAVKSAAAVEKLRGAMGNISATTDETKAKVTELAAAFDQIAETLSVIDTIASQTNLLALNATIEAARAGEAGKGFAVVASEVKVLANQTAAATENINARIESMRHVIEGMTSAMANTNAAVGTGETVIDEVSAAMSTIGDRVGTVLTRIDSIAAVLEEQQAASAEIATAVDAAAFLAKHNQDLLRQMADKIEASNSRNTEESTRLFTDISNPALLLEVAKIDHVLFKKKVIDTLLGYDSLQSAKLPDHHCCRLGLWYDKVTDPKIKTTAEFRAIEPPHARVHQEAAETLKLFEAGRTKDALAHLATLNEAGDEVFKRLGDLGQTAFACD
- a CDS encoding GntR family transcriptional regulator — protein: MSTAKSDTISTRISKTLADRIISGAIEAGARLRQDHVAEEFGASHVPVREAFRLLESQGLVVSEPRRGVRVAGFTLEEVREVAEMRAALEALALRKAFPHMTKAILDTAEEANRAGDRARDVYAWEEANRTFHRIILAPCAMPRLLKAIDDLQVASARFLFSGWRAEWEAPTDRDHRAILDALRAGQADVAAAVLTRHVQTIGQKRPK
- a CDS encoding biotin transporter BioY; protein product: MSNTPASRPESPTESPTENRRMQAARAAVAVVAGAALMTLAAKVHIPFWPVPMTLHTMAVMAFAVAFGPRRATAIFLAYLAAGAAGLPVFSGSPERGIGLAYMAGPTGGYLLGYLVASGLVGALAAGRGPVGRLLAMLAGLAPVYGFGLAWLVAYVPAERLIALGLAPFLLGDLIKIALVAAASALTPSLIARFRGIGQ
- a CDS encoding DUF1543 domain-containing protein, which codes for MKLFMFQLGGNFRNSNVELHDIRFSIGEKPEDCYADLRAQWWGDQAKLHVDCWGAVEQADGHDVTLTTDAHAATADRLFFVNLGGYDPAKFTELHKNVLIVAPNADTAKTRALALVKGWAQPHKDKLFEVDQTLDLSNALRHYGCFLRLTKASEEKPFKFVADYIRIDKA
- the bioB gene encoding biotin synthase BioB, whose translation is MTAADGTLRHDWTVDEIATLHELPLLELIGRANAVHRAHHDPNRVRKASLLSIKTGGCPENCGYCPQSAHHREVDLTKDRLMDPAKVVAMAATAQAAGAERFCMGAAWREVRDGAEFDAVIDMVSGVRALGMEACVTLGMLKPHQAERLAVAGLTAYNHNLDTSPEFYGEIVTTRTYEDRLATLATVRAYGIDLCCGGIIGMGETVRDRASMLAVLSAMTPHPESVPINALVPVKGTPLADRPPIDPLELVRMVATARLVLPASTVRLSAGRSALNREAQILCLVAGANSLFYGDTLLTTPNADLGEDAALFAAIGERPHACPLRDRETASPACRRAVG
- a CDS encoding YybH family protein, producing the protein MSEHELKRLIEAADRAITAEDFDALMEFYAEDAALVVKPGMVATGQPAIRKAFVAIAAHFKNAMTVRQGRMEVIEGADTALVLMETLLDIAGQPDPIVRRATYVFRKSQTGRWLCAVDNSYGTTLLDG